One window of the Nocardia terpenica genome contains the following:
- a CDS encoding cytochrome P450: MCAEVGSRKGGEQKWSTVTELEYNWCRPAASGGTSRAKVRRTGKSLKFDPLSPEWIDDPYVFYSRLRHNEPVLRDDNLGAYLLFSYADCAAVLRTTDDFATDPARLGRDFPAIRKSIQLIDPPENTALRKATAEAIHAGFSALSATTGGLTEVVAKALFFARHADRPVDLITEFSKPLCLWVMCGVLGARQPDPDWFAEVSDRMVFGMDYGFRPDALEPSLSAKRELSELTDSWLDEHRDSVFFGTLLGVATTYTRDVVANSVRVVLHAGYSSVSGLIENLLLHLLVEREMFEEHRERLLESKAARITAIEEMIRYDSPVQVSKRLTVEDLELSGVDVPRGADVIALIGAANRDPTVFAEPDQMNLLRTPNPHLGFGRGPHACLGANLSIELGSAVLKAFLVEQPNMRLAAHPVRRKTASIRGLASLPVWLE; this comes from the coding sequence TTGTGTGCGGAAGTTGGATCTCGAAAAGGAGGTGAGCAGAAGTGGAGTACGGTCACTGAGCTTGAGTACAACTGGTGCCGCCCGGCGGCGTCGGGCGGCACCAGCCGCGCTAAAGTCCGACGAACGGGGAAATCCTTGAAATTCGATCCGTTGTCGCCGGAATGGATTGACGACCCCTACGTCTTCTATTCTCGGTTGCGTCACAACGAGCCTGTACTTCGAGACGACAATCTCGGCGCGTACCTGTTGTTCAGCTATGCCGACTGTGCCGCGGTACTTCGAACCACGGACGATTTCGCCACGGATCCGGCGCGGCTGGGCCGAGATTTCCCGGCCATTCGCAAGAGCATTCAGCTCATCGATCCGCCGGAGAACACCGCGCTGCGGAAGGCGACTGCGGAAGCGATACATGCCGGGTTCTCCGCCTTGTCCGCAACTACCGGCGGACTCACCGAAGTGGTCGCCAAAGCCCTCTTCTTCGCGCGGCACGCCGATCGACCGGTCGATCTGATCACGGAGTTCTCCAAGCCGTTGTGCCTGTGGGTGATGTGCGGTGTGCTCGGTGCCCGGCAGCCGGATCCGGATTGGTTCGCCGAGGTGAGCGATCGGATGGTCTTCGGAATGGACTACGGGTTCCGCCCCGATGCGCTGGAGCCTAGTCTCTCCGCAAAGCGCGAACTATCCGAACTCACCGACTCCTGGCTGGACGAGCACCGGGACTCCGTCTTCTTCGGCACTCTGCTCGGAGTCGCCACCACCTACACGCGCGATGTCGTCGCCAATTCGGTGCGGGTGGTTCTGCACGCGGGTTACTCCTCGGTCAGCGGACTCATCGAGAATCTCCTCCTGCACCTGCTGGTCGAACGCGAAATGTTCGAAGAGCATCGGGAACGGCTGCTGGAGTCCAAGGCAGCCCGTATTACTGCGATCGAGGAGATGATTCGGTACGACAGTCCGGTACAGGTATCGAAACGGCTCACGGTCGAAGACCTGGAGCTGTCCGGCGTCGACGTGCCCCGCGGTGCGGACGTGATCGCGCTGATCGGGGCGGCCAACCGCGACCCGACCGTATTCGCCGAGCCGGATCAGATGAATCTGTTGCGAACACCGAACCCACACCTCGGTTTCGGACGCGGCCCCCATGCGTGCCTGGGGGCCAATCTCTCAATCGAATTGGGTTCCGCCGTGCTCAAGGCGTTCTTGGTGGAGCAACCAAATATGAGGTTGGCTGCACATCCGGTACGCCGGAAGACCGCGAGTATTCGAGGGCTCGCGAGCCTGCCCGTGTGGTTGGAGTGA
- the cysD gene encoding sulfate adenylyltransferase subunit CysD — protein MIRGYVALRDLTKYEISHLRVLESESVHVIREAVATLHHPVMLFSGGKDSTVMLRLAEKAFWPAPVPFPAMHIDTGHNFDEVIEFRNRVIANSSMRLIVAKVQDDIDAGRVVDEAGVGASRNRLQSATLLRSIRAGGFDAVFGGARRDEEKSRAKERIFSLRNKFGAWNPHDQRPELWSLYNGRHAEGEHVRVFPLSNWTELDIWQYIESESIPLPSIYFAHCREVVPRNGVLLAKTRFLAMAPGEISYRDSVRFRTVGDATCTGCIPSRADTVKKVIAELAVTRSTERGATRADDRISETGMEDRKREGYF, from the coding sequence TTGATCCGGGGGTACGTTGCATTGCGTGATCTCACGAAATACGAAATATCACATCTGAGGGTCCTGGAGTCGGAATCGGTACACGTGATTCGCGAAGCTGTCGCCACGCTGCATCATCCTGTGATGCTGTTCTCCGGAGGCAAAGACTCCACAGTAATGTTGCGCCTCGCTGAGAAAGCATTCTGGCCGGCACCTGTACCATTTCCCGCAATGCACATCGATACCGGTCACAACTTCGACGAAGTCATAGAATTCCGCAACAGAGTGATTGCTAATTCGAGTATGCGATTGATAGTTGCGAAGGTGCAGGACGATATCGATGCTGGCCGGGTAGTCGATGAGGCCGGTGTTGGCGCCTCTCGCAACCGGCTGCAGAGCGCAACTCTGCTGCGTTCCATCCGGGCGGGTGGTTTTGATGCCGTATTCGGCGGTGCGCGGCGGGACGAGGAGAAGTCGCGAGCCAAAGAACGCATCTTTTCGCTCCGAAACAAGTTCGGCGCGTGGAACCCACACGATCAACGCCCGGAACTGTGGAGCCTGTACAACGGTAGGCATGCCGAGGGCGAGCACGTCCGGGTATTCCCGTTGAGCAACTGGACCGAACTCGACATTTGGCAATACATCGAGTCGGAATCCATCCCATTACCCAGCATCTACTTCGCTCATTGTCGGGAGGTAGTGCCCAGAAATGGAGTGCTGCTGGCGAAGACACGTTTTCTGGCGATGGCACCGGGCGAGATCTCGTACCGGGATTCGGTACGTTTCCGGACGGTCGGGGATGCCACCTGCACAGGATGCATTCCGAGCCGAGCCGACACCGTGAAAAAAGTGATAGCGGAGCTTGCGGTGACCCGCTCGACCGAGCGCGGAGCGACGCGAGCCGACGATCGGATCTCAGAGACGGGAATGGAAGACCGCAAGCGAGAGGGCTACTTCTGA